The window ACCAAGGACAATGTTAAAAAGAACTTGAGAGTTTAGCTTGTAATGAGTGagctgtattctttttttttcaagaaaaacaataattcaaCCGCACACTGTACATTCATACCTGTGGGAGCACCCGGGCCTGTCGCAATCCAGTATTGGACAGTTCATCTGCAATATTATAAGGACCCAGGAAGCATCACTTCATCTATATAATGTGTGCATCATGTGACCACTGACATCCTGAAATATGTTTGGTCTTGACAAAGTACAGGGGTTTGCCTACAATGTCAAATCAAATTTACAAATACTGTGTTATATCAAGTAACTACAACCTGTGCGACAACATTACTCCCACTGCGTGTTTGTTTATGATTTGCCtgtacatgtaaataaatggaAAGAGACATGGTGGCAGGAGTGTTGTTGGTTCACTGTTAAACACTGCCTGTCACCATACAGAGATCAGAGGATGACTGGACATGTTAGTGAAGAGAAATTCAGTCTCAAAATGTGATTGACTGAATAAATTGATTGGGATATATATTCATATCCTGTTGTAACTGGTGCTGCTGTTAGCACATAGACAAAAGTTGCTGACTCCTTGGTGCAACCActcaggtgttttcacttattccCTGATTAGAGCTCCACTCTGCAGTGCAGCCGTGTACAGACTTGAtgggtctttctttttttaatttgtcgtTGTCATGGTCGTAGGAagagcacaggtgttactaattaAGTGATTGTAATAACCAGCTTTGCGCCACACACAACTTTACCTTGAGCAGGTGCCTCATCagataagtgaaaacacctgtgtgggtgtacAGGGCCTTATAAGCtgcattcattgatttttttcttttcttttaggcCACAAGAAGGCAAATAAACTCCACCAGATGCTGGTTAAGCTTTCATCACTTTGTCAGGCTGTTTCAGCTGTTAGCTAACTTGGTAGAAAGAAGTATGCTagttacacatccagcagacttGGAGCAACATCTGCATTCTTTTGGGGAGTCGTTTCTGTCAACCAAGACAAATGTAAGTACTAAAATCTTAGATCTTTAGAGCATGGGATAAAACCCAAACATAGAGcttaaaaagctaaaaatctaaaagcagcagagagttGTTGGCTaaatctttgtgtgtttgtcacaaATGTCATAACTTTCACAATACCTGCATAAATTAAccatttaattcaatgtttatatacaaaaatattgagTAATGGAGCCTGACAGGTTAATTGGCAGGTCAACCAACATGATAAAAAGATTAACGACGGAGGGTGGGgttcatatttattaacaggCAAACCGTTGCGTCTCACTCCCTGTTTTCATCTGCACAAAACCATGTTTCAGCTTTTACACAGCAGTCGTAAACTGCTCATCTAGAGTGCTAATGAGTCTGTATGGAGGAGTTGGCATATGATATTTCCATTGTGGTGTTGTCCGCAGATACTGTAGGCCATTGGTGTATTGACAGTGTCCTCTGGGTGGTAAGCGTGTGAGGTGGGTCTGGATTCATGTGCTTGCTTGTCTCAGTGATCTCCAAGGTGATTTAAAGGGAGGGTTGATACATTCTTGGTTATGTAGTTTTAACCTCTCACGCCTGCTTATGATGCCACAGTGAGCATACAAGTTAAGGAAACATGCAGACATCAGTTAAAGATTAAAAGTGTGGTTGTTTTATCTGTCTTGGTTCCTTACTgtcttatttaatttgtttactcCATCACAAACAAATCTCAATACGGAAGTAGTAACTACAGATAAGACAAAAGGCTTTGGTGTGAACCAGGAACTGATCCAAGTGTATTCAATTACTGCAACTTACAGGCATAAAGCCAACATGTcatgttgtttgtgtctttggacttttgtttttgtttttcatgcataaGATAGGATACAGTTATGAGTCAGCCTGAAAACAGGTGGCAGGCCTTTTATTCCTTGGTAGCCTATGATAGTGCATGTTTTAACAGAGCCTTAACATGCAGGGCACCATAGGAACAGAGcgtgaaaacaaatatttcctCCATCAGGATTGCTTGCCTGCTCTGCTGCAGTAATACAGTGTGAAACGTTATTGCTCAgaacttttaaataatgtaaatgttgtttacCAACTTTAAAGTGAAGAAATGCCAGTCATGTCACAGGAAAATTTTTAGATTTAATGAAGTTGTACAGTACATGCCATTGCAATTCAAGTTTCTTAAAGCAATTTAATTGGTGAATAACACAGCACAAAGTAAATTTTGATCAAAACAGGTTTGCCATGAAATATCTTAAAGATGTACAAAAACTGTTGTAAATGCAAATGTTGAAGAACCTCTATAGCTGCCAAGTTGGACAAAAAAacggaacaaaaacacaaacaaaaaaacagccgCAGGCTAAAGAGGTCTTTTAACGATCAGTGCAAGATGTATCAGTTCTTTCATGGATTCAAAATAagttttgtcacatttattttttgatgaGTAAATAATAAGCTATAATTTTTGCCTAGCACCCTTCCAAACATTTGCAGACAAAATACAATTTGCTGCCTTTATAGATCAACCACAGACAAGAAGTAAGTCTGTTCACCAAGTGAATGATTCGAATATAACCTAAGTAAGGAAGTACAACTATTTCAGCGTTGCTTTGACAACATACAAGGGAATTTAAGGATTGCCTTTGTcttgtatttaagtattttactTGGATTACTGAACCCTCAAACAGACCAAAATCTAgcagaaaagctttaaaatgaatgcaaGCTTTGTATTCAGCAAATAACAAGATGGCTAAGATTTACCACAATTTGTTTGGTCACAGTGCAAGGTACTTATATTAGTCTGTTAATAAGGCATACGATCACTGTAAAGCTAAATTTGGTGTATACACAGCTGGAGTTTATTTATGGAATATTTAAGTACAAAACATTaattttggatttaaaaatgtctgtACTAAATTCTCTTCAAGTTAAGCTGATTTATAAACTtatattgaatgtgtttttgttgcgtTGGATAcagaaatgtgttaatttgatcagctgaaatgaaatgtgcaTCATTTTGGTGGAACCAGTTATTCTGATAATGGAACAAACGCAACCTCTCTGACTGAGACCGTCATTAATGCTGAaggataaaatatgttttgataaTAATTTACAAATCCCTGCTGTGCTTTTAATCTAACAAGAGGAGCCCCATGGACAGCAGGCCTGTTTTTTCAGTCGGCCTGTTGAGTCTGCATTTGCAAAGGAAGGCACTCCAGCAAAGTATATGCTTGGTTCATAAACGATTCACAGTAAaatctccctctgctcctcgTTTCCATTCAGCTACAGGTTTTCTTGCTACATTTATTACCGGGTTTATCTCTACTCTAATAGTTTTCATGCAAATAATTGTCATGCAATAGTCGAGGGTCATATTAACAAGATGGGCGAAAATAGGGAGTTTGtttcaaatataaatgaacattaaTTAACATTCATTTCTTTGTTGTGAAAATACTGGCTTTGAATATCATCATATCAAATCCATAAACCTTccatatgttattttatttaaagcatgCAGACATGAGCTACAGTTAAAGCATGCCAATGGTTATGTAAATGACAAAATCGATCCAACTCAAACTAGACCTGCCACAATGCATGTCATGTAGAAGATGTAGGTCTGCCAGtgcaatcattaaaaaaacgGAATTTCCACAATTCCAAAGTCACATAGActtgaaaaatattcatattaaaactatattttacaTCAGAGATAAAATGGCAGTAGGTTATCTGCACTTAAACAGGTTATGAGTATCATGGTCCTCAGTTGTTTCATCTTTATTACTGGACCCAGAACTATTAGGCATTGCAGAGTTAACAACTGTCTAATCTGCAGACTGGTAATAAGTGTCTAGACTCCGAAGTAAAACCactcttaaaaaaatgtttaatcccAAATTCAACACCTGCTGTCATGGCAACACATTGCTGACCAGCTTTCCGAAGAGTCAAAGTATCTTAAATACTTTGAAACTTCTTTATTAAtatcaaaatgtatgtattttcccctttttaaacCAGTTGGATCTGACTCATTTATTATTTGGAATAAAACAATGCCCATTTGTTTCTTCAGTCTGCTGTAAAACCAGACTTTCCCTAgaagttacaaaaaaacaaacatcaaaatataaacTAAATTCCTTTTTCCTTTGACTCCACCTGTCCATTGACCTCCCCATTCTCCCCACTCAACCCATTAACATCTTTGGTGCACTTGATTCTCAGCAGGACATTAGACAGCACGTCCTGGTACAGGCTGAGGCAGACCCAGCCGGGCAGGTAGAGGAGGGTGATGAGTCCCATGAAGTTGTGCGGATAATGAGAGTAGTCCCAGGAGCAGGCGCCAAACTGCCTCAGCACCAGACCCCAGCAGAGCTCCCAGGTGTAGATGAAGCAGATGTAGATGGGGAGCCGCCTCCACACCCCCCAGCCTCTGCTGAAGTGCAGGTGGAGGTAGAGCTTCTCCACCACGAAGCTGCAGCTCCCGTACATCAGGAAGGACCACAGGGACGTGTGGCCGCTCAGGGTCCGGTCACTCTTCTCCACCAGGTTGAAGACGGCGGTGAAGATCACCTCGTCCAGGAGGCCCTGCATCCCGAAGAACAAGAAGCGCACCGGGCCGGGGAGACCGTGCACGGGGCCCCGGGTAGGAGCGCTGGGGCCGGGGGGCAGGAGGGCTGATACTGCAGCCTCGACAGCCCTCTGTGAAACACCAGGGCAAAATAGAGAGCCAGCATGTAGTGCACCGCCAACTGCGTGCACGACACCACCCGCACCTGCTCCGTCAACGTGTGAATGTTCCCGATCAGGATCTGCAGACCGATGTAGACAGACGGGTAGAAAACCAGATGAAACACCACAGGCCGACCTCGGAAACACCTCTTCTGTGAGTAAATCTGCTCCAGCGCAAAGTGGGTCAGTGAATGCATCATGCACAGATACGGGGAGGAGAACCCCACCAGTTTGGGGTCGGGGTGATTTAAAGCCCCGTGCACGGACGAGAGCAGGACGTCCAGAGTCACGCCGTGCATCCCGTAGAAGTACAGCCGCATCCATCGCGGCAGCTCCCGCGGCGACTCCACCGCGTCCCCGGTGTCTCCGGACGCTTCTTGCTGGCGGGGCATTTGCGCCGTGTTCAGGCCACCGGCGGGGTTTCCCGGATGGCTGCGAGGACCGTCTCGCCACCGACTGGCCATgatcagtctctctctctctctctctctaaagaGCAGATTCAGTCAGCTTCCCTCTTCCCACACATTGTTTGTTCGAGCACATTGAACCAAACTGCGTCTGCAACCATCCCCTGCAGCCGTGCAGTGGCTGCTGCGTTCACGTGTTCCccggaaaaaaaagttattttatgaaTCCAGTTTGTGAACCGAACCGAAACACAAagttctgtttacattttgtgtcaTTGCCCAAACTCATTGTGTGCGTCCCCATGTTGAGCACATTTCCTTCCTCACAAAACATATacccatttattttatttatgtctgtGTTGTTTACTAACTAGCAGTCTGCCTCCCTGCCTTTGTGGGAGCACTGCCAAACTTTTTTGGGGAATGTTTCCTTCACCAACTGTTGATGCGCATGTGTGTCCTTGTAAAAACTAAACTCTACTGGCTCATCAAAAACTGCGTGTCATCATGTATGTGTTTGCTGATGCTGGTCCACTGGGGATGAGGTGAAAAGGTTAACAGACTCAACGGGGAGGAAACAAGTCAGCAAGTGTAAACTGTAGATAAGTAAGGTATCTGAAGGACGGTGAACGCATGGTTTGTTGCAGCAGGTGCGGCCAATCCCAGTCATACATTCCCCTTGATGCTCTGCGTCATATGCAGCGATAGAACAATGTGTACAAATTTCCAATAGCACATGAAGGCAACCTAAGAGAGAAACTGATGGAGGAGGCGGTGTGGCTCTGTAGCTGTGGTGTAGACGGGACGTTGCGGCCCTGACACAGTTTTTAGTTGAACTCCAGTCCCCAGGCGACGTCCTGAcgctgtttttattgttttagtacGACTCAACAATGACAATTACAGCTGATTACGCTGTTATAATGGAGCACTATCGGTCCTGTAGTAAACCAATCCATCAGCTTTCACCAGaactaatcaatcaatcaatcaatcaatcaatcaatcaatcacaccTGTGTGACTAAATATAacacatagatagatagatggccTATATGATAAATATTATGTTCAAATTTCATTTAAGCAACAGTTTTACTTTAAGTGACAGATTAAATGAACTGTCAGTCGTAGATAGATACATGAAATGGATTCAGCCAAGTCACAATATCTCTGACCACTTCCTCTTATGATTTCCTGTTAACTATCTAACAGTTGTTGCATTACTgttatgaactgaaaaaaaacaaaacgtgttaaacaacattttatatatatatactgtggtGGAAGTTTctccaatacaatttactatactaatacccaatttgtactagtactatctatgtcccgagatgagtcccaatgagcgttgaaataatgatcaaatgacaaatgaaatgtccttgcggtattttatttctttgcatgaaagagccagaagtttacagagtcaccgggagcctgcaaagtactgaactcccgAGTCAGGCCGCTCACCCCTGTAtatatgggagccggggtggccaggctcagttctgagttagcatctcctgacaatgaatgggtgaaggagggggggtatgaagaacaaaaggggtgcatgaatatcaaagaagaggtagaaaaacaaaggagaggaagaagaccaaaaggtgggtatgagtctcaggtttggaggaaggaccaaggtgtgagagggccaaaaggtgggggcaTGAATGAAAGGACATAAGGAGCgtctccacacagtgtaacttagcatacagagagacgaggttctcgacctttagaatacacatcatagtacatttcattcaaaacctttagagtaaaatcttcacatcatagtacatttcattcaaaacctttacactatatacttccaacatacactaatataattttccattacaatATACTGTTAATCCTAATATGCAAACATGGTTATCCATAATATGCTGAACGAATACTTAACAAGTACAGTCATTTGATTCTAAATTCTAACCAAATCAGGTATTCTGATAGAGATGAAGAAAGCTTATAGTGACACATAATTAACTATCATTTTAAGTATTATTTGCTTTGTAGGAATAAGCAGAACAGAGATAACAATATGGTGCAGGAGCAGCAGTACTTTACATGGCAAACAGAAGATGCACATAAGCATTTGCacatacattttatgttaatctgAACCCTGCACTGATATACAGTATTAAGTACCTTGGTGAGAGGGCTTGCAGTATGACCAGACCACCATATATGGGCACTGCTGAGTCTAGGAGAGATTGTCTTATTTTCACCAAAAGAAACTCCTCAGAGGCTAAATGAGCCCAAAGGCTGGACGTGTGACATGGTGCAGTTTGGTGTTGTAACTCATTCACCTTTTCTTGAGATGTGTCTTATTGGTTTAGCTCTGACTGGGACATTTGAGATTAGATTATGCATTTGTGTGAGTTTGTATTTTACCCTCTTGGAACAGTCTTTCATGGTGTCACAACGTGTTTATGAAGAGCCTTTATTTGCACTTTGTGAGTGCAATGTAAGTGTCAGCATGTCTCTGCAGGTTGCAGCTGTGTGTGCCAATCTggttctctctttgtgtgtgtgtgtgtgtattcatgtgtgcatttgtgaatGCCTGTGGGCTgtctatgtgtgtatttgtatttgagtgtgaatgcataaagtgtgtgtgtgtgtgcactcagaGGAAATAGAGATATCAGTGATCTTTCTGGACCACAGAGATAACCGTGTATCTCTGTATGGTTTAAAACCATCAGAATCCCTGAACCTGAAGCCTGAACCCACTCAGTTGTGACTCAGCCAGCACAGCTGATTCAGAGATGAGAAAGCGAGACATGTTTTCAAATTGTTCGGGTCAAAAACGGCATTTTATATGTCAACTGACAAGACCTAACCCTctatcacacatgcacatttccACCTCCTATATTGCCATAGTGCATTATCTCAACCTCCACTAACTGCTACAGATAATAGCCTTTATTATCCATGTTCAGAATGTAGACATTAGCCTTTGACCATCAATCATTTACTACACCATTTATTGTGGAACATAAGGCAattaatgtaaacaaatgagatTATCACTAATAGAAACAGTGCACTCTgaacatcaaaatataaaaggtTATTTTCAGAGGTAAAAAAAGTAGAGGCTTTTCTGGCTGGAGGAGTactttatttgtgctttatgtTTTCTATCTATAATTTGAATACAGAGCTTCAatactgtaaatgtactttaataaagaaatataaaaatgtggcAAATTGTTACGGACATTTAATCTGTGTTGTGATTATTAACAGTGGCTGCTTTCGTGGTACTAGCAAAGTGTAGTTCATGAAATGAGTGTGCAATTAAATGGATGCCATGGTAATTGACAGAAAGTAATATGTTTCCTTatagaaaaccttttttttttttttgttcaataataatCTGTGCTGTGAAGCCAGTCAATTAAACTGCACTGACCTCTTCTATCTCTGTTGCTGTCTCATATATTGGATTCCTTTTCTTATTACTgtctgctattttttttttttactatagttTCAGAGGACACAAAGACCCTGACAAactaatattcattattttatgagaAGAAAGTTGGAGTGAAATGAGAAAACTAGATGGGTGAATACATTTGTAATTCAGATGATAACAATGTTTTTGCAGAGCTGTAAATGATCTCATGATGTCACCGTGGTAGACATAGACTAATCACTTCCTCATGTCTTATAACTCCCTTTTACTCAGATGACTTCCAGACTTGCACAATGGCTTACTTATTATGAAACATGCAAACTGCGAAATATTCACTGACTAGCAGTCAAACAATGAAACTGGCTAATTCATCCCTGTGTGTTTGATGTCATTGTCTGTCCTTTGTGCTGATAAACTCTGTGTGATGTGTGCCAGTGCCACAAAGACAAATCCCTGGAGATCTAAAAGACTTGGCCTGTTATATGATTATGATCTTGATATTTCATGCACTCGTTAGGCTTCTACACTTTCTTTGATCTTGAGTGAGTCCCTCAGTAAAACATCTGCCTTTGAGTCTCCGTGTTCACCAGATAAAACACTGTGTATACCTTGAGTTTATGACAGACAGCCGCTCTGTTCCCTTTGTGTCTCCATGGATAGCCTATGTTTTATGCATTTGAATGTGGTTTTGGGGGGATTCTTGTAAGCCAAGTGCTGGATGTTTCGGGAGTGACAATGGTGCAGAAAATGGAGCGTCACAATAATTCCTGGTTTAGCATATGCTACACCAGACCATACAAGTATATCATCCCATTTACACCTCACATAATCAATTTAAAAGTGTTCATATATCCCAGAAACAGGAAATATTTTCTCAAGCTGactgtttatgtatgtatgtttatgtatcctctgtgttgttttgttagGCTTTaacactagatggcagcagtgTGGCACACTCTCCCATGGATTGGGTGGGCCCCTCTGACTCAGATGTTGTTCAGCCAGAAACAAAATGATACTGTTTTGCATGGAGCACATTTCACAATGCTGTTATATGTGCATCAACAATGGCCAATATGGCAAATGCAAAAGACAGACTTAAAATGTTTGGCCTGTATTGTCACGATACATTATTGTGTCTGTACTGTGGCTTTTTGCACTGCTTCGCACTCATCACTGTGTGCTGTTTGAAAGGTTAGAAATGGAGGATTCATGCTATTTCTACTGCTGGTGTGCCATCTAAAGCCTGAAACCTGAATATGTTCATTTAGGTTCTGAAGGGTTGTACACTGTATTTATCAGGCTCTTGTACATTTACACAGGCTCTTGTATGGTTTATAACAGGATATATCATATTAGGTGCTTGACAGCCTCTCTACAGGTgcattcaaaaaacattttctcatcagATATATCCTGTTAGGCTCATTATAGCCTGTGAATGGCTGTAAGACGAAGCCATGTTATGTTTGATTGATGTGATGCTTGACCGAGTCCCGcaggaaatgaatgtgaatCCGCAGTCATGCACTTAAAATGAGAAcctctgaaaatgtaatttcagaACCCATTTCCTCCAATTTGAGCCGTTATTGAATGGACCGCTGGCCCCTTGCTCTCGCATTGTCTCATATGGTCAGGATGGGTTGGGtaatgtgtgttagtgtgtgtgtgtgtgctaagtgtgtgtgtgtgtgtgtgccaatgAGCTCatgctgtgcttgtgtgtctgtgtattttcCCCAGTTTTAAACATGTACGTGTTTATACGTTTTGATGCGTAACATAATGCTAGTGTGCCTGTTGCTCATATGAGAGAGTCTGCATATGTGCTCCCTCCAGAgatgggaggaggaagagggggaggatgaAGAAAGTATAAGGATCAGTCATCCCAATAGGAGGCCTGCAATATTCCCAAGGGTAGTTCAGGCTATGGTTTCCAGTTTCTTCTTCATTAGGAATTCTGTGCAACCCCAGAGACTCTCCGGGGCTCACCTGGTCACACGGCAACACAACACCTGACTTACCCTGTCTCACCTGGCCTTACCCTTTTTTactctccttgtctctcctgGCAAGTTTCTCTCCTATCCTATCCTCTCCAACTGATATTGTAATTCACCTTCACACCTTTCCATCTCGTATTCCGTCACTGCCTCTGTGCCACTTTGATTTTATGAACCTCATCTTCTCCTTGATGGCCTTAgtttaaatctaatttattcATTCGATACTGGATAGTGCTATTGTTGGAGGCTTTCAACTGCCTTCActcctttcctctcccctcatttatattttcattttctaacttctcttctctcttacaTCCTCCTGTGTACGTCCCAGTGGATCTCCTTCTATAATTAATCTGTGCCTGCACTCACCCATCTCATTCTCCTGcttatcctctcctcctctcgttTCATCTCTGCACTCCTCTCTGCAGTGACCTTTGTGACCCTCCCTTTAACCTTGTCATCTTAAATAACCCTCTcaccgcctcctcctctctttcacaTCTCTCCAGCCTCACTCTATCCTTAACGTCCCCCTTCTCTCACCTCTTAACCCCCATACGGCCCACCACATAGCTTGTATTGTCTCAACTAAGAAACCTTTTACCTCTTTTCAGCACAATCTATTATTCTTCTCAAAACTTCAGTGCTGTAATTTctcatgccccccccccccccgccagTTGCACAACCTTATACTATCTTCTACCCCTTTCTATGCTCCTCAAACTTTTTCT is drawn from Anoplopoma fimbria isolate UVic2021 breed Golden Eagle Sablefish chromosome 23, Afim_UVic_2022, whole genome shotgun sequence and contains these coding sequences:
- the tmem229a gene encoding LOW QUALITY PROTEIN: transmembrane protein 229A (The sequence of the model RefSeq protein was modified relative to this genomic sequence to represent the inferred CDS: deleted 2 bases in 1 codon) — its product is MASRWRDGPRSHPGNPAGGLNTAQMPRQQEASGDTGDAVESPRELPRWMRLYFYGMHGVTLDVLLSSVHGALNHPDPKLVGFSSPYLCMMHSLTHFALEQIYSQKRCFRGRPVVFHLVFYPSVYIGLQILIGNIHTLTEQVRVVSCTQLAVHYMLALYFALVFHRGLSRLQYQPSCPPASAPTRGPVHGLPGPVRFLFFGMQGLLDEVIFTAVFNLVEKSDRTLSGHTSLWSFLMYGSCSFVVEKLYLHLHFSRGWGVWRRLPIYICFIYTWELCWGLVLRQFGACSWDYSHYPHNFMGLITLLYLPGWVCLSLYQDVLSNVLLRIKCTKDVNGLSGENGEVNGQVESKEKGI